From a region of the Pseudanabaena sp. ABRG5-3 genome:
- a CDS encoding CheR family methyltransferase, translating into MISEPASNSDETDFSDLSLASEQDRQESFVIVGIGASAGGLDAFTQILQNLPTDTGMGFVLIQHLAPQYDSQLSEILQRATEMPVHEAREGMRIEPNSVYVIPPNTLMTLVQGVLKLEPRQRVRGKYMAIDAFFSSLAADCGNLAIAVVLSGSNEDGTAGLGVIKSVGGITFAQDLVSAEFPTMPMIAIASGYVDFVLSPAEIVTELLSISQSKSEIKNMAIDDENNSDEYDDEVASIFAKSQEALTQIFSLLHDAMGVDFSQYKQGTVKRRISRRMGLLNIQKLDEYAQYLQAYPHEVERLYHDILINVTSFFRDPESFIAFQQLVFPTICQNKTPDLPIRIWVVGCSTGEEAYSIAICLLEFFDDFLVRHPIQIFATDISEIAIEKARQGIYSQNLLTDVSPERLRRFFTPVQGGYQISKSVRELCVFARQNLTSDPPFSRLDLISCRNMLIYLEPSLQKKIMPIFHYALNPDGFLILGSSEGIGNATDLFEITNKKYRIYQRKLTPPRMNFNFGKSTYVADASSLEKSADLVEDINLEQIADQVVLNRYAPVGVTVDSNLEILKFRGQTSPFLEPAPGKASLNLLKMARSELKLELRSLIHSAKHQDIPVCKDGIEIQQDLLVKIDVVPLRINSDRFFLVLFESRPNPSMSTNLAIRTLSKSRKLRQIEAEREVIRLTYELENTKEYLRSIIESQETINQDLKVAGEEFLSSNEELQSANEELETAKEEIQATNEELSTINDELRNRNIQLHTVNNDLQNLLSSVNIPILMLSGDLRIRRFTPMAEQLFNLIASDVGRPFSDIQTNIEVPHLINLMTSVIDTLIPYEQDVQDRTGHWHSLRIRPYRTTDDRIDGVVISLIDIDLLKRNAIALESARNYANAIVETLRQTLIVLNFELQVITANRAFYETFQMTAAQVERQSIFELGRGDWDMPKMRSLLNETLLMDISVHDYEITQKFSQLGTRTMLLNACQIEQSDIGKMILIAIEDITERKLQKQQLIAQNQELSEAIIASEAASRAKSKFLSSMSHELRTPLNAIMGFTQLLQLNGELDQETQEFATMIYQSSQHLLFLIQDLLDIAKIEADKMEIQPSALSFENFLQITVDMVSHKSIDKNLTLTTQFAPDLPKDIYADEHRLRQVLLNLLGNAIKFTSAGEIIFAVSKVQSTEHESGNLRDLIRFAITDTGIGIADSDLGRIFWSFEQAGEEMMKSQGTGLGLAISQNLVQKMGGEITVQSKLGKGSTFSFELDLTELPAS; encoded by the coding sequence ATGATTTCTGAGCCAGCCTCGAATTCCGATGAAACTGATTTCTCCGATTTATCATTAGCTTCTGAACAAGATCGGCAAGAATCTTTCGTGATTGTGGGAATTGGCGCATCAGCAGGAGGATTAGACGCATTTACCCAAATACTGCAAAATCTGCCAACTGATACGGGAATGGGATTTGTGCTAATTCAACATTTAGCACCGCAGTATGACAGCCAATTAAGCGAGATTTTGCAACGTGCCACAGAGATGCCTGTGCATGAAGCCCGTGAAGGAATGCGGATTGAACCTAACTCGGTGTATGTGATTCCGCCTAATACTTTGATGACTTTGGTGCAGGGAGTATTAAAGTTGGAACCTCGGCAGCGCGTGCGGGGCAAATATATGGCAATCGATGCTTTTTTTAGTTCTTTGGCAGCAGACTGTGGCAATCTCGCGATCGCAGTTGTACTATCAGGTAGTAACGAAGATGGCACAGCAGGTTTGGGAGTAATTAAGTCTGTTGGGGGAATTACCTTTGCTCAAGATCTTGTCTCTGCCGAATTCCCGACGATGCCGATGATTGCGATCGCTTCAGGTTATGTGGATTTTGTCCTATCGCCTGCGGAGATCGTGACTGAACTGCTCAGTATCAGCCAAAGTAAAAGTGAAATAAAAAATATGGCGATCGATGATGAGAATAATTCTGATGAATATGATGATGAAGTTGCATCAATTTTTGCGAAGAGTCAAGAAGCTCTCACCCAAATATTTTCGCTATTGCATGATGCGATGGGCGTAGACTTTAGCCAGTACAAACAAGGCACGGTCAAACGGAGAATTTCGCGACGCATGGGCTTGCTGAATATCCAGAAACTTGATGAATATGCCCAATATTTGCAAGCGTATCCCCACGAAGTTGAGAGACTGTACCACGATATTTTAATTAATGTGACCAGCTTTTTTCGCGATCCAGAATCCTTTATTGCTTTCCAGCAATTAGTATTTCCTACAATTTGTCAAAACAAAACCCCTGATCTACCAATTCGCATTTGGGTGGTGGGTTGCTCAACGGGGGAAGAAGCCTATTCCATTGCCATCTGTTTACTGGAATTTTTTGACGATTTCCTTGTGAGACATCCAATTCAAATTTTTGCGACGGATATTAGCGAAATAGCGATCGAGAAAGCGCGTCAGGGGATTTATAGTCAAAATCTACTAACCGATGTCTCCCCAGAGCGACTAAGACGCTTTTTTACACCCGTGCAGGGAGGATATCAAATTAGTAAATCTGTCAGAGAACTATGCGTATTTGCTCGACAGAATTTGACTAGCGATCCGCCCTTTTCGCGGTTGGACTTGATCAGTTGTCGGAATATGCTGATTTATTTGGAACCATCCTTGCAAAAGAAGATCATGCCGATCTTTCACTATGCACTCAATCCCGATGGTTTTTTGATATTAGGAAGTTCTGAGGGAATTGGGAATGCTACGGATTTGTTTGAAATTACCAACAAAAAATATCGCATTTATCAGCGTAAACTCACACCGCCTCGGATGAATTTTAACTTTGGGAAAAGTACTTATGTAGCCGATGCCAGTAGTCTGGAGAAGAGTGCAGACTTAGTTGAGGATATCAATTTGGAACAGATCGCGGATCAAGTAGTTTTGAATCGCTATGCCCCTGTCGGTGTGACAGTTGACTCCAATCTAGAAATCTTGAAATTTCGGGGACAGACTAGCCCCTTTCTCGAACCTGCTCCTGGAAAAGCCAGTTTAAATTTATTAAAAATGGCGCGTTCGGAATTAAAGCTAGAGTTGCGATCGCTGATTCATAGTGCCAAGCATCAGGATATTCCCGTTTGTAAAGATGGCATTGAGATACAGCAAGATCTACTGGTGAAGATCGATGTGGTTCCCCTTCGCATTAATAGCGATCGCTTTTTTTTAGTGCTATTTGAGAGTCGTCCGAATCCATCTATGTCCACAAACTTAGCGATTAGGACTCTATCAAAGTCTCGTAAATTACGCCAGATAGAAGCAGAACGTGAAGTCATTCGCCTCACCTATGAGTTAGAAAATACTAAAGAATATTTGCGATCAATCATTGAGTCACAAGAAACCATCAATCAAGATCTGAAGGTAGCTGGCGAAGAATTTTTATCTAGTAATGAGGAGTTACAAAGCGCCAATGAAGAACTAGAAACTGCAAAGGAAGAAATTCAAGCGACAAATGAGGAACTAAGCACGATCAATGATGAGTTACGCAATCGCAACATTCAATTACATACTGTCAATAATGATTTGCAAAATCTGCTCAGTAGTGTGAATATTCCGATTTTGATGCTGTCAGGTGATTTACGAATTAGACGGTTTACTCCGATGGCCGAGCAGCTATTTAACCTGATCGCCAGTGATGTGGGACGACCTTTTAGCGATATTCAAACCAATATTGAGGTTCCACATCTCATCAATCTAATGACATCGGTAATTGACACTCTGATTCCCTATGAGCAGGATGTCCAAGATCGCACAGGACATTGGCATAGTCTGCGAATTCGCCCCTACCGCACTACAGACGATCGCATTGATGGTGTTGTGATTAGTTTGATTGATATTGATTTGCTCAAACGGAATGCGATCGCCTTAGAATCCGCCCGCAACTATGCCAATGCGATCGTAGAGACTTTGCGCCAGACCCTGATCGTGCTTAACTTTGAGCTGCAAGTAATTACGGCGAACCGCGCCTTTTATGAAACCTTCCAAATGACTGCGGCTCAGGTCGAGAGGCAATCAATTTTCGAGCTAGGACGGGGAGATTGGGATATGCCCAAAATGCGATCGCTCCTTAATGAGACGTTGTTGATGGATATTTCAGTGCATGATTATGAAATTACCCAAAAATTTTCGCAATTGGGAACGCGCACAATGTTACTCAATGCCTGTCAGATTGAGCAGAGTGATATTGGCAAAATGATTTTAATTGCGATCGAAGATATTACTGAACGAAAACTCCAAAAGCAACAACTGATTGCCCAAAATCAAGAATTATCGGAAGCAATTATCGCTTCTGAGGCAGCTAGTCGAGCGAAGAGCAAATTTCTCAGTAGCATGAGTCATGAGTTACGCACTCCTCTCAATGCAATCATGGGCTTTACGCAACTTCTACAACTTAATGGAGAGTTAGATCAAGAAACACAGGAATTTGCAACCATGATTTATCAATCTAGCCAACATCTGCTGTTCTTGATTCAAGATCTGCTCGATATTGCCAAAATTGAAGCCGATAAAATGGAGATTCAGCCAAGTGCGTTATCTTTCGAGAATTTTTTGCAAATAACAGTGGATATGGTTTCTCACAAATCCATTGATAAAAATCTGACCTTGACAACTCAGTTTGCCCCCGATCTTCCTAAAGATATCTATGCGGACGAACATCGTTTAAGACAAGTTCTGTTAAATTTATTGGGTAATGCCATCAAGTTTACCTCTGCTGGTGAGATCATCTTTGCTGTGAGCAAGGTGCAATCAACGGAGCATGAATCAGGAAACCTCCGTGATTTGATTAGGTTTGCAATTACAGATACGGGAATAGGGATTGCAGATTCTGATCTGGGCAGAATATTTTGGTCATTTGAGCAGGCGGGTGAAGAAATGATGAAAAGCCAAGGTACAGGTTTAGGTTTAGCGATTAGCCAAAATCTTGTCCAAAAAATGGGCGGTGAAATTACGGTTCAGAGTAAGCTCGGTAAGGGTAGTACTTTTAGCTTTGAACTAGACTTAACAGAACTTCCCGCATCCTAA
- a CDS encoding DUF2993 domain-containing protein produces MELFAGLLTTVLGIAGAPGIAIDRVATDFLRGQIVRADVLEVRVDNAPNYQVLLGNVDRVRVAGRGVYVLEFLRIDQIDLETDPISIDPNSVQSGKIVLRRPLQAAVRVVMRSEDINTALRSPKVQSSFKSLSIDITGTNKNPEILDLLNPEVTFLEGDRVRLAATLQAQPTAAKPKPSALNVSINAELKTIGGTRLQIINPKIELEGTPVPEKIANAFAKGLNSVLDLRQLESKGITARVLKLEVTEGKMQVIGFAKMDAIPNQ; encoded by the coding sequence ATGGAATTATTTGCTGGGTTACTCACGACAGTTCTAGGTATTGCAGGCGCTCCGGGCATTGCGATCGATCGCGTCGCAACGGATTTTTTGCGTGGTCAGATTGTACGGGCAGATGTTTTAGAAGTGCGTGTTGACAATGCTCCTAACTATCAGGTCTTGTTGGGTAATGTCGATCGCGTTCGGGTAGCTGGGCGGGGAGTATATGTTTTAGAATTCCTCCGCATTGATCAGATCGATCTAGAAACTGATCCGATTAGCATTGATCCTAACAGTGTGCAATCGGGAAAGATTGTTTTACGTCGTCCCTTACAAGCGGCTGTGCGCGTAGTGATGCGTTCTGAAGATATCAATACCGCCCTGCGATCACCTAAAGTCCAATCTTCCTTTAAAAGTCTTAGTATTGATATCACAGGTACAAACAAAAATCCTGAAATTTTGGACTTGTTAAATCCTGAAGTAACCTTTTTGGAGGGAGATCGCGTTCGTTTAGCAGCAACTCTACAGGCCCAACCGACAGCCGCGAAACCGAAGCCATCAGCACTCAATGTATCCATCAATGCCGAACTCAAAACCATCGGTGGTACTAGATTACAAATCATTAATCCTAAAATCGAATTAGAGGGGACTCCTGTACCTGAAAAGATTGCGAATGCCTTTGCAAAGGGTCTGAATAGCGTTCTTGATCTGCGTCAATTGGAAAGCAAGGGTATCACTGCACGAGTTCTCAAATTGGAAGTTACAGAGGGAAAGATGCAGGTAATTGGCTTTGCCAAAATGGATGCGATTCCAAATCAATAG
- a CDS encoding bifunctional serine/threonine-protein kinase/formylglycine-generating enzyme family protein, with amino-acid sequence MSQCLNPNCNYQNPERSPRLSFCQQCGSNLKIGDRYRALRILGQGGFGRTFIGIDEALPSCPTCVIKQFFPADLDSAVKAAELFHQEAIRLDDLGKHPQIPTLFAHLEHDGRQYLIQEFIDGQDLLKELQDQGAFSEAKIRMLLTDLLPILQFIHDRNVIHRDIKPENIIRRRFPSNSDSVVAGNHVLVDFGAAKYVSSSAMMQTGTRIGSAVYVSPEQVRGKAIFASDIYSLGVTCIHLLTNVSPFDLMDMDGNWIWRDFLGDNSVNPVLGEILDRMILSAPSQRYQTAQGVLNDLKNVNSPSHQAYVPQFARQNSQRAIAKTKITPVTAPKPLIPAIAPQLSQFSFETATVTINPTRNQVGSLVKHLGIAKLYSAQLQIITKQKIGYSYFETLGNIQGKPIGLEMVFIPAGKFQIGSPVSESDRNKEESPRHVINIPSFFMSRFQITQRQWKVLMDNNPAIFIGNVNRPVESVSWDDVQIFCQKLVEHTGKPYRLPSESEWEYACRAGTITPFCFGETIAANLATYNGAIPYQYAPQGITNSTTTEVGSYPANAFGLHDMHGNVWEWCEDTWHDDYDLLPKDGKAWTQGGDRSCRVVRGGSWRDPAHYCRSAKRYRNVANQGDRTTGFRLAVMLKS; translated from the coding sequence ATGAGCCAATGCCTCAACCCTAATTGCAACTACCAAAATCCAGAACGATCGCCAAGATTAAGCTTCTGTCAGCAATGTGGCTCTAATCTCAAAATAGGCGATCGCTATCGGGCGTTGCGAATCCTTGGACAAGGTGGATTTGGTAGAACATTTATCGGCATTGATGAGGCACTCCCTTCCTGTCCTACTTGCGTAATTAAGCAGTTTTTTCCTGCGGATCTTGATAGTGCGGTTAAAGCAGCAGAACTCTTTCATCAAGAAGCAATTCGTTTAGACGATCTGGGCAAGCATCCGCAAATACCAACGCTGTTTGCCCATTTGGAGCATGACGGTAGGCAATATTTAATTCAAGAATTTATCGATGGACAGGATTTATTAAAGGAGTTGCAGGATCAGGGAGCTTTTAGTGAAGCCAAAATTCGGATGTTGCTGACGGATTTATTGCCAATTCTGCAATTTATTCACGATCGCAATGTGATCCATCGTGACATCAAGCCCGAAAATATTATCCGTCGCCGATTTCCTAGTAACTCTGACTCGGTAGTGGCAGGAAATCATGTATTAGTTGATTTTGGTGCAGCCAAGTATGTCTCCTCATCTGCCATGATGCAAACAGGTACAAGGATTGGTAGCGCCGTTTATGTTTCGCCAGAGCAAGTGCGCGGCAAGGCGATCTTTGCTAGTGATATCTATAGTCTGGGTGTGACCTGTATTCATCTGCTTACCAATGTTTCGCCCTTTGATTTGATGGATATGGATGGGAATTGGATCTGGCGTGATTTTTTAGGAGATAATTCCGTGAACCCTGTTTTAGGGGAAATTCTCGATCGCATGATTTTATCGGCTCCTAGTCAACGCTATCAGACGGCTCAAGGGGTTTTAAATGATCTAAAAAATGTGAACTCCCCTAGCCACCAAGCCTATGTGCCGCAATTTGCGAGACAGAATAGTCAAAGAGCGATCGCTAAAACCAAGATCACCCCAGTTACTGCACCTAAGCCCCTCATTCCTGCGATCGCCCCACAACTATCACAATTTTCCTTTGAGACCGCAACAGTGACGATAAATCCCACTAGGAACCAAGTTGGTAGTTTGGTTAAGCATCTTGGCATTGCGAAACTTTATTCAGCACAATTACAGATTATTACCAAACAAAAAATTGGATATTCCTATTTTGAAACCTTAGGAAATATTCAAGGTAAACCAATTGGTTTAGAAATGGTATTTATCCCCGCAGGCAAATTCCAAATTGGTTCACCAGTTAGTGAAAGCGACCGTAATAAGGAAGAAAGCCCAAGACATGTGATTAATATTCCATCTTTCTTTATGTCGCGCTTTCAAATTACCCAAAGGCAATGGAAAGTATTAATGGATAATAATCCTGCAATTTTTATTGGGAATGTTAATCGCCCTGTAGAGAGCGTGTCATGGGACGATGTGCAGATCTTTTGCCAAAAATTAGTTGAGCATACAGGTAAGCCCTATCGTCTACCTAGTGAATCGGAATGGGAATATGCCTGTCGTGCAGGAACAATTACCCCTTTTTGTTTTGGTGAGACGATCGCCGCCAATCTCGCTACTTATAATGGAGCTATTCCCTATCAATATGCTCCTCAAGGAATTACTAATTCCACCACGACAGAAGTCGGTAGCTATCCTGCAAATGCCTTCGGTCTCCATGATATGCACGGCAATGTTTGGGAATGGTGCGAGGATACTTGGCACGATGATTATGATCTGCTGCCCAAGGATGGTAAGGCATGGACACAGGGCGGCGATCGCAGTTGTCGGGTAGTACGTGGTGGTTCATGGCGCGATCCTGCCCATTATTGTCGCTCTGCCAAACGTTATCGCAATGTGGCAAATCAAGGCGATCGCACTACAGGCTTTCGGCTTGCAGTTATGCTCAAGTCCTAA
- the gltB gene encoding glutamate synthase large subunit yields the protein MNSNALPVKQGLYDPQFEHDACGVGFIVHKSGQKSHAIVEQGLTILENLEHRGACGCETNTGDGAGILMQIPHKFLVKVAAAENITLPEAGHYGVGMVYASPDAEARKKGRQIFEKLVEAEGLKVLGWRDVPTDNSSLGATAQSSEPFMQQVFIARSPDLADDLAFDRKLFVLRKLAHTAIRASNIDAYWYPASLSCRTIVYKGMLMTAQVGTYYAHDLHDPDMESALALVHSRFSTNTFPSWERSHPYRYIAHNGEINTLRGNTNWMIARQSMFESDLFGDDISKIKPVINIEGSDSTIFDNALELLVLAGRSLPHAMMMMIPEPWTAHESMSDEKKAFYEYHSCLMEPWDGPASIAFTDGTMIGAVLDRNGLRPSRYYVTKDDLVIFASEAGVLEIEPERIESKGRLQPGRMFLVNMQEGRIVADEEIKHQIATEHPYREWINQHMVEIASLKDGVASEPEATPLTQKQMAFGYSFEDLRLLLTPMARDGVEAVGAMGNDAPLAVLSNRPKLLYDYFQQLFAQVTNPPIDSIREEIITSAETTIGAERNLLKPEPESCHLIELKTPILGDAEFAKLKHINEGGFQSITLSTLFNPKSGVSGLESAIAEICAKADQAIADGVNILILSDRGVNPDNAPIPALLAVSGLHHHLIRTGTRTRVGLVLESGEPREVHHFALLIGYGCGAINPYLAFESINDMINQGLLVNVDYKTAVKNYIKSATKGVTKVASKIGISTIQSYRGAQIFEAVGLNQDVIKKYFTWTASRIEGANLEVIAKEAIARHTHAFPDRPASGNTLDVGGEYQWRKEGEAHLFSPETIHALQKAVREGNYDQFKKYSSLVNEQNQQHFTLRGLLDFKSRESIPIEEVEPIEAILRRFKTGAMSYGSISKEAHEALAIAMNRIGGKSNTGEGGEDPDRYTWTNEQGDSKNSAIKQVASGRFGVTSLYLSQAKEIQIKMAQGAKPGEGGQLPGKKVYPWIAKVRHSTPGVGLISPPPHHDIYSIEDLAELIHDLKNANRAARISVKLVSEVGVGTIAAGVSKAHADVVLISGYDGGTGASPQTSIKHAGLPWELGLAETHQTLVLNNLRSRIVVETDGQMKTGRDVVIAALLGAEEFGFATAPLVTLGCIMMRVCHLNTCPVGVATQDPQLREKFTGDPAHTVNFMTFIAQEVRELMAQLGFRTLDEMVGRTDVLEAKQAVEHWKAKGLDFSKILYQPEVGEDVGRYAQIPQDHGLDKSLDMTVLLDLCQAAIVDGEPVHATVPIKNINRAVGTILGNEITKRHWEGLPDDTVHLHFQGTAGQSFGAFVPSGVTLELEGDTNDYLGKGLSGGKIILYPHKASTFVAEENIIAGNVALYGATSGEVYIRGIAGERFAVRNSGVNAVVEGIGDHGCEYMTGGKVVVLGLTGRNFAAGMSGGVAYILDESGDFATRCNTSMVGLEKLEDPEEIKDLKQLIQQHVDYTESAKGAKVLADWNASVPKFVKVMPKDYKRVLQAIKEALEDGLSGDDALNAAFEANSRDVARIGGS from the coding sequence ATGAATAGCAACGCACTCCCAGTAAAACAAGGTTTGTACGATCCACAGTTTGAACATGATGCTTGTGGAGTCGGCTTTATTGTCCATAAGTCAGGGCAAAAATCCCATGCGATCGTCGAGCAGGGGCTGACAATTCTAGAAAACTTGGAGCACCGTGGCGCTTGTGGCTGTGAGACAAATACAGGTGACGGTGCGGGGATTTTGATGCAGATTCCCCATAAGTTTTTGGTAAAAGTAGCCGCCGCAGAGAATATTACTTTACCTGAAGCAGGACATTATGGGGTCGGCATGGTTTACGCTTCTCCCGATGCTGAGGCGCGTAAAAAGGGAAGACAGATTTTTGAGAAGTTAGTAGAAGCAGAAGGTTTAAAGGTTCTCGGTTGGCGCGATGTCCCCACCGATAATTCGTCTTTGGGTGCGACAGCCCAGTCCAGTGAGCCTTTTATGCAGCAGGTATTTATTGCGCGATCGCCTGATCTTGCTGATGACCTTGCCTTTGATCGCAAGTTATTTGTGTTGCGTAAACTTGCCCATACCGCGATTCGTGCCTCAAATATTGATGCCTATTGGTATCCCGCCAGTCTTTCCTGTCGCACCATCGTTTATAAGGGAATGTTGATGACGGCGCAGGTAGGAACGTATTACGCCCATGATTTGCATGATCCCGACATGGAGAGCGCTCTGGCTCTAGTTCACTCCCGCTTTAGTACGAATACTTTCCCCAGTTGGGAGAGATCGCACCCTTATCGCTACATTGCCCACAATGGTGAAATTAATACTCTGCGCGGCAATACTAACTGGATGATCGCCCGTCAGTCGATGTTTGAGTCGGATTTGTTTGGCGATGATATTTCCAAGATTAAGCCCGTGATTAACATCGAAGGTAGCGACTCCACCATTTTTGATAATGCTTTGGAATTGTTGGTACTGGCTGGGCGATCGCTGCCTCACGCGATGATGATGATGATTCCTGAGCCTTGGACTGCCCATGAGTCCATGAGTGATGAGAAAAAAGCATTTTATGAATATCATTCCTGTTTGATGGAACCTTGGGATGGTCCCGCCTCGATCGCCTTCACCGATGGCACAATGATCGGCGCGGTACTTGATCGCAATGGCTTGCGCCCTTCTCGTTACTATGTCACCAAAGATGATTTGGTCATCTTTGCATCGGAAGCAGGTGTATTAGAAATTGAACCTGAACGCATTGAATCGAAGGGTCGCTTGCAACCTGGACGGATGTTTCTGGTGAATATGCAGGAAGGTCGGATTGTTGCCGATGAAGAAATCAAGCATCAAATTGCGACCGAACATCCATACCGTGAATGGATTAATCAGCATATGGTCGAAATCGCCAGTCTCAAGGATGGCGTAGCTAGTGAGCCAGAAGCAACACCTTTAACCCAGAAGCAAATGGCGTTTGGTTATTCCTTTGAAGACTTGCGCTTGCTGTTAACACCAATGGCGCGTGATGGTGTAGAAGCGGTCGGCGCGATGGGGAATGATGCTCCATTGGCAGTTCTTTCCAATCGTCCGAAACTGCTCTACGATTATTTCCAGCAATTATTTGCACAGGTAACCAATCCTCCTATCGATTCTATTCGCGAAGAAATTATTACTTCCGCCGAAACTACGATTGGTGCAGAACGGAATTTACTCAAGCCTGAGCCAGAAAGCTGTCATTTGATTGAATTGAAAACTCCAATCCTCGGTGATGCTGAATTTGCGAAGTTGAAGCATATCAATGAAGGTGGTTTTCAATCAATTACCCTTTCCACTTTGTTCAATCCTAAATCTGGTGTGTCTGGGTTGGAATCAGCGATCGCCGAGATTTGTGCAAAGGCAGATCAAGCGATCGCCGATGGTGTGAATATTTTGATTTTAAGCGATCGCGGCGTGAATCCTGACAATGCGCCAATCCCTGCATTACTAGCAGTATCAGGCTTACATCACCATCTCATCCGCACAGGCACAAGAACCAGAGTCGGTCTAGTCCTTGAATCTGGCGAACCTAGAGAAGTACATCATTTTGCCTTGCTAATCGGCTACGGTTGCGGCGCGATTAATCCTTACCTTGCCTTTGAAAGCATCAATGACATGATCAATCAGGGCTTGCTGGTGAATGTCGATTACAAAACAGCAGTCAAGAACTACATCAAGTCAGCTACTAAAGGCGTAACTAAGGTTGCTTCTAAAATTGGTATTTCCACGATCCAAAGCTATCGCGGCGCTCAAATCTTTGAAGCGGTCGGACTCAATCAAGATGTGATCAAGAAATACTTCACTTGGACAGCATCTCGCATTGAAGGTGCTAATTTGGAGGTAATTGCTAAAGAAGCGATCGCTCGTCATACCCATGCGTTCCCCGATCGTCCTGCGAGTGGTAATACTCTCGATGTTGGCGGTGAGTACCAATGGCGCAAGGAAGGAGAAGCGCACCTGTTCAGCCCTGAAACTATCCATGCTTTACAAAAAGCGGTTCGTGAAGGCAATTATGATCAGTTCAAGAAATACTCCTCTTTGGTGAATGAACAAAACCAGCAGCATTTTACCCTACGCGGACTGCTCGATTTCAAATCCCGTGAATCCATTCCCATTGAAGAAGTAGAACCCATCGAAGCAATTTTGCGCCGCTTCAAGACTGGCGCAATGAGCTACGGTTCTATTTCCAAGGAAGCTCATGAAGCTTTGGCGATCGCCATGAATCGCATCGGTGGCAAGTCCAACACAGGCGAAGGCGGCGAAGATCCCGATCGCTACACATGGACAAATGAGCAAGGCGATTCCAAAAATAGTGCAATCAAACAGGTTGCCTCTGGACGTTTCGGCGTAACCAGTCTCTATCTCTCCCAAGCCAAAGAGATTCAAATCAAAATGGCTCAAGGTGCAAAACCAGGGGAAGGCGGTCAACTCCCTGGCAAGAAAGTCTATCCTTGGATTGCCAAGGTCCGTCACTCCACCCCCGGAGTCGGCTTGATTTCGCCACCTCCCCACCATGACATCTACTCCATCGAAGACCTCGCTGAGTTGATTCACGATCTCAAGAATGCCAACCGAGCCGCCCGTATCAGCGTCAAGCTGGTTTCAGAAGTCGGTGTCGGCACGATCGCCGCAGGGGTTTCTAAAGCCCACGCCGATGTGGTTCTCATCTCTGGCTACGATGGCGGTACTGGCGCATCCCCCCAAACTTCCATCAAACACGCTGGCTTACCTTGGGAACTTGGACTTGCGGAAACTCACCAAACCCTCGTTCTCAACAACCTCCGTAGCCGCATCGTTGTGGAAACCGATGGACAGATGAAAACAGGGCGTGATGTGGTGATTGCGGCGTTACTTGGTGCAGAAGAGTTCGGATTTGCCACGGCTCCTCTCGTCACCCTTGGTTGCATCATGATGCGTGTCTGCCATCTCAACACCTGTCCTGTCGGAGTCGCCACCCAAGATCCCCAACTGCGTGAGAAGTTCACAGGCGATCCCGCCCACACTGTCAACTTCATGACCTTCATCGCTCAAGAAGTCCGCGAACTGATGGCACAGTTAGGCTTCCGCACCCTCGATGAAATGGTCGGTCGTACCGATGTCCTCGAAGCGAAGCAAGCGGTCGAACATTGGAAAGCCAAAGGCTTAGACTTCTCGAAGATTCTCTATCAGCCCGAAGTTGGTGAAGATGTCGGTCGCTATGCTCAAATTCCACAGGATCACGGTTTAGATAAATCCCTCGATATGACTGTGTTATTGGATCTTTGTCAAGCTGCGATCGTTGATGGCGAACCCGTCCATGCCACAGTTCCCATCAAAAATATCAATCGCGCTGTCGGAACCATCCTCGGCAACGAAATCACCAAGCGCCATTGGGAAGGATTACCCGATGATACTGTCCATCTCCATTTCCAAGGTACGGCTGGTCAAAGCTTCGGAGCCTTCGTTCCATCTGGTGTCACCCTTGAACTGGAAGGCGATACCAACGACTACCTTGGTAAAGGACTTAGCGGCGGTAAGATCATTCTCTATCCCCACAAAGCTTCTACCTTTGTCGCTGAAGAGAACATCATCGCAGGTAACGTCGCTCTCTACGGCGCAACCAGTGGCGAAGTCTACATTCGCGGCATCGCAGGTGAACGCTTTGCGGTGCGGAACTCTGGCGTAAATGCCGTAGTCGAAGGCATCGGCGATCATGGTTGCGAATATATGACTGGCGGTAAAGTGGTCGTTCTTGGTTTAACAGGACGGAACTTCGCCGCAGGTATGAGTGGCGGTGTTGCCTATATTCTCGATGAGTCAGGTGATTTTGCAACCCGTTGCAATACTTCGATGGTCGGCTTAGAAAAACTCGAAGATCCCGAAGAAATCAAGGATCTGAAGCAGTTGATTCAGCAACACGTTGACTATACGGAGAGCGCTAAGGGTGCGAAAGTTCTCGCTGATTGGAATGCGAGTGTTCCTAAATTCGTGAAGGTAATGCCCAAGGATTACAAACGGGTATTGCAAGCGATTAAGGAAGCTCTAGAAGATGGTTTGAGTGGTGATGATGCCCTCAACGCCGCCTTTGAAGCCAATTCCCGCGATGTCGCCCGTATTGGTGGCAGCTAA